taaaaaagaaaaaaagaaaaaaaaaaggtttagtATAACTCTCCTTCTACTATCAGATTTTCACATGGACAATGGAAGAAgcatccttcttttcttcttcctagcCAATCTCACTTGCTTTGTAACTTTCATGCATAGAAGCAACAACATCGTAATGCATACTAAAATAAATGCCAACTGCATATGCcgaaaatataaagaaactGCCGAGAACACCAGGAACGATAGTATTATGAGTTCCCATATTACAAAAATCACTACATCCACCCTGCATCCAGAACAACATCAACCAACAGTTACATTAGAAGTCATATCACATCTATTACCGTCGCAGACAGATAATTCAGTCTTCTTGCTAACAGAAGAGAGAATTCATACATAAACCTTTCAATAAAGAAATGTGTTAGGGACATCCCTCCTCCATCCGCCTTTCAGTGAGAAAGAAggacttttttttatggatttatGGATTGTTATGAGATCTTTGGGTGGAATTTAGTTCTTAGCTAGGTTTCATGTTTCTCGTTGGACTTTAACTTCGAGgatcttttgtaattattctttagACACTATTTTACTTAGTTGATCCTCCTTTCATACTTTAATATGGTTTGTGTGGGCTTGATTTTTTCTCCTTATGTGCCTtagaattctttcatttttttcttgatgaaaGCAATTTGTTTCTATCAAAAGAATGTGTTATTCTTTTGATAGGCACAGTTGCACAAAGTCAAGCCTGCCGATATCTAATTGGGTATATTGCCTCATAAGATGAAAAGATGTACGGTTGGCATAAGTGAAAGTTCTTAATCAATAATGAACTATTTCAAAGCAAAAATGCAAATTAGGTTCCTATCAATCACCTATCATACATAAACTTGCACTTCCAACTTCCAATTTTATGCACTGACATGACGTTCTTTTGAACCTAAAACAAGCAAATGTCATTGATCTAACATCGTgctaagaaaatataaaaagttatatttccAATTTACACGAGAAAAATTTACAACTACAAACAAGAAAACGTATTCTCAAGACCTTGTTATTTGAAAGTAGAACTACACTCGCTAGTGATATATAATAGGAAGCTAAAACAGAAACACATgtggttttcctttttcttttggagaaTAAAATTTCTGATTGAAGATTTTATGGTGcaatttccaaaatattttccttcaGTGGAGTGCAATTAGCAATCAAGGCAAGATAAAAAGACAGAACTCTATCAACTGATACTTATAATCTTATTCATTTCCACCATCATGGGTATTTTTCAATATCCTATAAgcattgaatttttttcctatatttgAAACAGCTTTTTTGGAGAAAGAACGAAAGAATATGTGGGCATACAAATAAACCAGCCCACAAAAAAGGCACAATCCTATAAGAATGAACTCCAACTAAGCAAAATAACACCCAAGGAATAACTGCAACAGGTCTTCGAAATTGAAGCCGGCAAGAAAACATATAAACGAAGAAGGGAATAAATCTCGATAGAGTCCTTCACCAGCCCTCTAAGATCCTACCATTCCGATCACCCCCCAAAACCCACATGATCGTATACACAACCTCCAGGTGGATTGAAGAGGAACTCATTGATCATAGCACAAACGTCCCTCTGGCGATCAAAGGAATATAGGCATAGGATTTGATGCTAAGCAGGAAAGTACATGAAATTTCCCAAGCTACAACTAAAGGGACTCGCGAGCATGCTTCTTGAAAACGTAAAGAAATTCAATCGAACAATTAGAATAGCACATCATCCGATGCATCTAGACCTATGCTTATGAGAATTCCGTTTCAAGAACCAAAATCCCTCCCCTTTTCCAATAAACAACACCAACCCAGCATATAAGAAATCAACAATCGGAAAACGATctcaacaaatttcaaattctaatgACCTAAAACAAACATAACAGATTCGCACAAATTGGTGACACAACAACGAACATGTGCAATGATCCGAATCCTGTAAATGAGCATAAAAGGAACAGAAGGGGCGTGGCGTAGGTGATCGATGAAAACCGACccaattgaaaagaaaacgtAAAAAAAGAGCGAAAATTAAGAAtctgaaaaaaagaagaagggtaCCTGGAGGATGTAATATTGGAGGtagaggagaagaaggagaCGGAAGCCCACTCGTGTTTGGATCGAATCTGGTATTCTCTCAACTGCTCAACCAGATTCGATCGAGTAATCATGGCTGAAGCTGAACCCCGagaccttcttttctttgccTCAAGGGAGGAAGAGGGAAGGTGAAGAATGGAGGAATGAAAGCAGCGACAAAGGAATGAAACAAGGAATTGAGAAATGGAATTGAGAGAGAGCATGAGGCGTTCAATTCGCAGTGGTTCAGGTTGGAGGGGGTTTGTTTGTTGGAATGCGCTGCGTGGACCTTCTCTCACTACTCCTTCACCCCCCCACACCCCACCCCCCGGCCTTCTTCTCCCCCAAAATTCCATCATTCCCTTCAGAAAGACATTTTGGACTTTGCAAACTGTAATGGACCTTTTCCCTTTGGGTTTGCTTCAGGCCCATGCCCATCATATTActaacttttcatattttggttCTAACTAATACTCATTTTTGCTTTAATTTCAACCAAATTCAATTTCAGCATATCTTACAATGGGGAACAAGTTGGacaatttcaattcaattccaAAAATATCCAATCTTCTATATCTGTACTCTTAAGTTTTTAGTAGTAGGTAAGTcttgattatatttaaactaaaagcAAAACCTATAGATTCTCCTTCTTCAAAATCCATTTAGTCATTTGAAGCCTTATTAGTaaacaaaatcattcaaaCAAGATATGAGAATAATCCTATATGCTTCAATAGCTATAACTTAATGTCTGTCGTAGTATTTATCATACCAAATGTTACAGTCGCTTTACTCTTCCaatactaattaaaaacaaagaaatatgGGTAGGTAGTTAAGTACATCGATAAGATATTTTGAAGTATTCCAATTTGAAGCTCATCTTTGAAAGTGAAAAGTTAGTACTTGTTAGTAATATTGATTCAACTGTGGAAGGATATCTTGACGATCGTAAGTCCAAACTTTCGACtactttatttataacatttttcagGTGGTCAACAAAAGTGTGTTGTACCTTCTTCGACTAAAATACaaagtatattattattatagcaACATATACATGTAACAGATTTGATAAAAAGTGCATTATATAGGAGCTTGGTTTGAAGCCCACAATAATATGTATAGTCGAATGCTAGTTATTCACCGTGAtgtgaattatatatatttcattctaAAACGAATTAAACTATGTAGAGATGTGTTGATGTGAGACGTCGCTAGATGAGATTAGATGATTTAGAAGATATTCATGTTAAGCATAATGGATTTGATACATTACGAAGAATCTATCAAGATAAAAGTTTTTCACCCTTTAAAGATTGACTCATGGTCGGACCCAGTAGTTTTACCAACGTGTTCTTGACACGAGGGTCATTAattgaaatagtaaaaaattcttttgcatcttatatacatttaagatTTCAATCgataactatttaaaatgaatattcaTTAGCTTGAGATATCCAGAAGTCTAACGTCTaagtattattttcaaaaaagaaaaaaaaaatatacaatgtTAGTTTAGAACAGACGTTGTCACCTTGTCTAAAGATAtacctttttttaactaatattttgggtccatttttaaatttgttggaTCGATATAAAAAGATAGTTTTGgtttacaattaattaaccTATATATGGCATTAAAAGTGATGGTAATTAACCTCTATACacattatttgtttataattacTTATACATAATCAAACAACAATTCTAGCAATTTAGATCCAGCCTaaagtctttttcttttgagcaAGAAATAAACAGGCATGAAAGTGGTGAATTATTAATAATCATTCGAAATTAGGCactttaattaagtttgaatAAAAATCTGCCAAAGGAATTGTTTCACATGCTAATCCCAATCCATTACTTTCATGTTCCttcaattattgtttaaaggtCCACTCCTCTTTAAATACAGATCCATTTAGATTCATTTTAATacttataaacaatttttttatatgtaattcAAATGGTAGAACttcatgatatatatatagcaaaggATAAGCTCCATGTTCTTTGTGATAATGATTTAACATACCTATTATATATAGCTCCTAACTTTATGCTGTAGGAATTTATGATATAATTGCCTCTAACTCTAACTAGAGATCAATTCTGGAATTagtttaaacattcaaattcagaaataataataagaccATTAGATTTGGTtggattaatatatattacttaaTTCTCATTGTTGTTAAAACGTGAGCAtactagagaaaaataaatttgaaagaatgaaaaaaaaaaaccctaaagatgacttaattcaattttcaatctcCTTGATGTGGCCTTGATATGTAACTTTGGTACAATTAATTAAGTGTAAACAACTACTACttatacaaacaaaatcaatcacattttatttatttcttttcaatttttaataacaaacatttttctttttttcttttcaaacaaaatctaaaaatttaaaaaaaaatccaaaactattttttgaaaaagacttgagcttaattttttaaaagcattAGTAAAATGTGAAGggacaacaaaattaatttggagtaaaaataaagttttacaataaatttagttataaaaaacCATAGCATATAtcgtaaatataataaaacaaacctTAGTTTTTAAtgttctaaattattttattctttatatatcTCATCAGTTATAATATGCAATGAAAAGACTATGGATGGGATGTGGTACCATACAAACTCATCTCAATTGGTCCTTCTCCTTCCTCCCAATGTGCCAATAAATCCCTTTTCTAACAGGACTGCTGAAGTCttcaaccaaacaaaaatcaagATTAGGTTAATTCTATGGGATTTCCATATGATATAATAGAAATATTAATTCATCCATTATAAAGTTACATATACATTTCATTAAATCAGATGTGAACAAGCTCAAAATCTAGtagataataattatttggttgaatGATATGTATACCCAACCATATTTTTTCAACCCATCAACTTTTTGAAAAcagtgttatatatattttataaatgttaatGAATATACCCAATAGTTGTAAagtctttccttttctcttttctctggatgggtatatatatagtgCAAGTTGGAAACTCAATAATGCAAGCATTAAGAAAAGGTATGGCTTCTTTTAAAAGCTTGCCCATGCCTAACTAGAAGATGGATCCGATGGctaaccaaaaaaattaaaggcaCCCCTATAGGTGTAGAATAAGATGGGAGTacttcaactatatatatatcatctaaTAAAGTTTTGAATGAAACGTAACTTCAaccttatatttattttgtaaattaatttgttactTGTATCATAGTGTTGGTcttattaacaaattttggATAATCGAGTATTTGAATCTCTAGAATTTCGAAAAgaattatgaaaacaaaagttcaagaaataaataaattttgtttgtatttttttatattttgtggaTTTTGTGAGATATAAGAAAAGTATTGATTCACTCTCTTTTTCAATGTTGAACTTATGAGAACGTAGAATTATTTATCAAAGTATTGATGtgttgataaaaatttaatatacattataactatcttttacatttacatctaaataatattaagcaaattattttaaaatttatttttggtccaaatcctcattttctttgaataataatatattgtcaCGTGCACAAATGAATCatgaataatgaaaatttgcatactaaactttaaatttttttgtctatttaatatttttaaatttagtttcaaacttcaattttagtGTTCACTAGTTACTAAtagacataaaatttaaaattctagtTACTAAtagacataaaatttaaaatttaaagttataaagattttttatttgatggtagaatttaaatttacatgtaactaaaaattaaagatttttaGATCAATTCCAAACATAAAACCAAAcctatacttttaaaaaataaaggataaacataatcaaaattatcatAAGGTTGCAGCCAATCAACTCAATCACCACCATACTatagatgatatatataaaagtggTTCCAATATGTCAATTGATTTTTGGGAtcaattattcttttgtttcatataCTATGAAAACTTGTACTCTATCTCTCGTACGATCAAACTTagtataaatttcttttattgtcCCATTTTAGcctaatattttgaagaatgaTACACCTTTTCTTTCATAGGGCTtcatatatgatataaaattgataaagatAAAGAATAGAGAAAAATGTGACTATGggtttaaaatattaagaacCACCCaacattatcaaaataaatatgattgagataataaaatatagattttataaatgaaaaagaaatggatatTAATTGGTTACAAATTTGGTCACGAAACTTTAGAAATTGACTATCAACAACTCAACCCAAAATAGagaatatatatcaatatgaTGTCTCTGTGGGGACACGTGCTATGCACATGGACCAACAATGCAATGCGACATTGAAATAACTAAAGTGTTCCATTCCAATAGGAAActctttatattcaaatttaaatatttaatttttctttaccaAATAACTTATACAATTCGAAATTTGTGTAGTACAACCATTCAAAAATGAAGTAAATTCTATCGTCTTAAAGGTGGATGACATGTTAATTGTCACTAAACTTTACGTCCATTTGTATTAgttattaagatttaaatactaataatctacttttaaatgtttgagtTCTTACTTTACCTGTTCGTTTCACTATTTCAGTTAGTGGaggataaatattttgtattgatCCAAGGAGCAttttcatataacaaaatgaaccaaaatatttaccaaatatagtaaagttttaatttctttatttatcaattacAGATATCGATAGTCACTAATTCTATTAATCGCTGTTATCAACTGATTCTATTAGTGATTATCAGTGTTCGATCTATcgttgataaaatctaaaaatttgttatattttataaatatattttcatcaaatcTGCTATTTAGAACACTctccaaattttaatatatataataaaataaactaaaatatttgtaaaatataacaaaactttagattctataaaaaatagaaaccgataaacttctattattgTCTATCTATCAATACCAATTTAAAATCtcgttatattttataaatattttatcaaatttgtcattttcacCATTCTTCCCacctatatatacatatacatattccacacaaatataaaattttaattagttatttcaACGCTAAAAaaccatatattttaataaacaaaattaaaagaataagaaaaactaattctaatatatacacacatattcAACGGTaatataaaactttaattaGTTATTCATCAACGCTAAGAAAcctgttaatttttatatatatataaacaagttttttgtgttttttattttattctctttgcTTATTTTTACCACAACAATTTTGAATCCGTAACTTTTAGATtgagaataattatatattttattttcatatttttgatATTACAATTCaccttttaaatttgaattgtatTTATCAAGTTTCTAgagattgaaa
This DNA window, taken from Cucumis sativus cultivar 9930 chromosome 6, Cucumber_9930_V3, whole genome shotgun sequence, encodes the following:
- the LOC101213289 gene encoding uncharacterized protein LOC101213289; this translates as MLSLNSISQFLVSFLCRCFHSSILHLPSSSLEAKKRRSRGSASAMITRSNLVEQLREYQIRSKHEWASVSFFSSTSNITSSRVDVVIFVIWELIILSFLVFSAVSLYFRHMQLAFILVCITMLLLLCMKVTKQVRLARKKKRRMLLPLSM